GCTCGGTGATCTCGCCGAGCCGGGTGTAGCGAGGACCGGCGAGCCGCCCGAGGGGGCGGACCAGCTCGGTGTCGATTCGTCCTCCGGTCATGACGTCGTCAGAGACGTGCCAGCCGACGACCCGGCCGACGACGAACTCTCCTCCGGTCGGACTGAAGACGATGGTTCGTTCGTGGACGCACTCCATGCTGATCGGCACGCGCGCAAGCCGTGGGACACTGACGAGTCGCGATGGCGAGAGCTCGAGGCCAAGCAGTTCGGCCTCACTCTCCTCCGGGCCGAGCCAGGTCGAGCTGGAATGCAGCTGCTCGAGCATGTCCTCGCCGGCGATGTTGACGACGTACTCTCGGTCTTCCTCGATGTTGCGGACG
This window of the Microbacterium sp. SSM24 genome carries:
- a CDS encoding flavin reductase family protein gives rise to the protein MFIDASTLDAAGTYRLLVGSVIPRPIAWVTSGVAPKPVNLAPFSSFAWVSQHPAMLGFTINRRPTGRKDTVRNIEEDREYVVNIAGEDMLEQLHSSSTWLGPEESEAELLGLELSPSRLVSVPRLARVPISMECVHERTIVFSPTGGEFVVGRVVGWHVSDDVMTGGRIDTELVRPLGRLAGPRYTRLGEITELPPVPGG